The following are from one region of the Candidatus Polarisedimenticolia bacterium genome:
- a CDS encoding VOC family protein yields MPPTPTHGKICYVEIPSTDVQRSADFYARVFGWSIRKRGDGATAFDDATGQVSGAWVRGRPASGNPGLLIYIMVDSVEATVAAIAAQGGEIVQPIGADAPEVTARFRDPGGNVLGLYQEPKPGS; encoded by the coding sequence GTGCCGCCGACGCCGACCCACGGGAAGATCTGCTACGTCGAGATCCCATCCACGGATGTCCAGCGATCCGCCGATTTCTACGCCCGGGTCTTTGGCTGGAGCATCCGCAAGCGGGGGGACGGAGCGACCGCGTTCGACGACGCCACCGGCCAGGTCAGCGGCGCCTGGGTGCGCGGCCGTCCGGCCTCGGGAAATCCCGGACTGCTGATCTACATCATGGTCGACAGCGTGGAGGCGACGGTCGCGGCGATTGCCGCTCAGGGAGGGGAAATCGTCCAGCCGATCGGCGCCGACGCGCCCGAGGTCACGGCGAGGTTCCGCGATCCGGGCGGCAATGTCCTGGGGCTGTACCAGGAGCCGAAGCCCGGATCCTGA